Proteins encoded within one genomic window of Columba livia isolate bColLiv1 breed racing homer chromosome 1, bColLiv1.pat.W.v2, whole genome shotgun sequence:
- the GTSE1 gene encoding G2 and S phase-expressed protein 1 isoform X5 codes for MEEGKEISADCSSHVTEEKTSICMKNVSDIPLLIDEKFDFDLSLSPASGNEDEVFFGPVGHKEKCIAVHIEAKKCAEKKRLPPDDKLMWSPLMGENFVEISKEAHSLALQIQTVSNNEQTKISQSEEQENKIIEKFVEDPKSKLKILRNQNIERSPRAVKRETYCVQDSPACQLPPCFQKESDKLLSDDKTHALHTSPNRSPGKICVSPMKIASSPLTQEQKTKKINMKAPGKLPMAKPSSALGKSYLFTTEKPGSGKHASISTQRDSNSMGSSEDPVSDKSSAASDVFESSFGSSSSVQDKKALPAPSKPGLKKITHLKLPGVASGLTRRTSSVSSMNSSLNSSLPISPIGKNGKSSVSSKASVSGSRLSSSTNRLGLVRPTSVSSLQAANTEKFRKQARSSTPKTSSANLCQQTKDGSATRGSLCPKPRARLLSVPASLTKVPVKTGGTPTSKLAPKATPSHGLAFCGTPGSAMAVSTPVTASGDGTFHNPCFPEMSVSMTPASLKHSGLPTPVRRIPGFPAVTPKSAPRMALSPCAAPVCQSSSFSMKKILTAGSKQTKETKTQVSSSEDDTSPPPVLPLALDFSPEKAAAEVAENKIREAEVQNQLAEEKQTEALLVDIGIDKSFPHTLECESRPLIDLSNTPEVNKIIPLKPTFSGQVKLIDLSSPLITLSPDVNKENLDSPLLKF; via the exons atggaggaaggaaaagaaatatcagCAGATTGCTCAAGTCATgtgactgaagaaaaaacaagtatctGTATGAAGAATG TTTCAGACATTCCTCTTCTAATTGATGAAAAGTTTGATTTTGACCTTTCACTCTCTCCAGCAAG tggaAATGAAGATGAAGTGTTTTTTGGACCTGTGGggcacaaagaaaaatgtattgctGTCCATATTGAAGCaaaaaaatgtgctgaaaaAAAGAGACTGCCTCCTGATGATAAACTGATGTGGAGCCCACTTATGGGAGAGAACTTTGTGGAAATTAGCAAAGAAGctcattcattagcactgcaaATACAGACTGTAAGCAACAATGAACAGACTAAAATAAGCCAATcagaagaacaggaaaacaagATTATCGAAAAATTTGTGGAGGACCCAAagtcaaaactgaaaatattgagAAACCAAAATATAGAGAGAAGTCCCAGGGCTGTTAAAAGGGAGACATACTGTGTGCAGGATAGCCCAGCATGTCAGCTGCCACCTTGTTTTCAGAAGGAATCAGATAAACTTTTGTCAGATGATAAAACACATGCTCTTCATACTTCTCCAAACAGAAGCCCTGGTAAAATTTGTGTATCTCCTATGAAAATTGCCAGTTCACCTCTGacacaagaacagaaaactaagaaaataaatatgaaggCACCTGGCAAACTCCCAATGGCAAAACCTTCATCTGCTCTTGGAAAAAGCTATTTGTTTACTACTGAAAAG CCTGGATCAGGAAAACATGCTAGTATTTCTACACAAAGAGACTCGAACAGCATGGGATCATCTGAAGATCCAGTTTCTGATAAATCTAGTGCTGCTTCAGATGTCTTTGAGTCTTCATTCGGTAGCAGTTCCTCAGTGCAAGATAAAAAAGCTCTTCCTGCACCAAGTAAG CCTGGCTTGAAGAAGATAACACATCTGAAACTTCCTGGTGTTGCCAGTGGTCTCACAAGAAGGACTTCATCAGTTTCCAGCATGAACTCAAGTCTGAATTCAAGTTTACCCATTTCTCCCATAGGAAAAAATG GAAAGTCAAGTGTGTCTTCAAAAGCCAGTGTGAGTGGCTCTAGGCTTTCTTCTAGCACAAACAGGCTGGGCTTGGTCAGACCCACCAGCGTATCATCTCTGCAGGCTGCCAATACTGAGAAATTCAGGAAGCAGGCGAGATCTAGTACTCCCAAAACATCCAGTGCT AACCTATGTCAGCAGACTAAAGATGGAAGTGCAACAAGAGGAAGCCTGTGTCCAAAGCCCAGGGCTCGACTTTTGTCTGTTCCTGCAAGTCTGACTAAGGTTCCAGTGAAGACTGGAG GTACACCAACAAGCAAACTGGCACCAAAAGCAACACCATCTCATGGACTAGCATTTTGTGGTACACCTGGAAG tgcCATGGCAGTCAGCACTCCTGTAACAGCTTCAGGAGATGGGACCTTTCACAACCCTTGCTTTCCTGAGATGTCTGTCTCCATGACTCCTGCCAGTCTGAAACATTCTGGCTTACCTACACCTGTTCGCCGTATCCCAGGATTTCCAGCAGTGACTCCTAAAAGTGCACCAAGAATGGCGCTTTCTCCATGTGCTGCACCTGTTTGTCAAAGTTCCAGCTTTTCTATGAAAAAGATTCTTACAGCTGG TTCTAAACAGACAAAAGAGACTAAGACACAGGTGTCTTCATCGGAAGATGATACATCTCCTCCACCTGTACTGCCTCTTGCACTTGACTTCTCACCAGAAAAAGCTGCTGCAGAAgtagcagaaaacaaaataagagaGGCTGAAGTACAAAATCAGCTGGCTGAAGAGAAACAAACTGAG gcctTGCTGGTAGATATTGGAATAGACAAATCTTTCCCACACACTTTGGAATGTGAAAGCAGACCTCTGATTGACCTTTCCAATACCCCTGAAGTGAATAAGATTATTCCTCTAAAGCCTACATTCTCAGGGCAGGTAAAG ctaattGATTTGAGTTCACCTCTTATCACTTTGAGTCCCGatgtaaacaaagaaaatctggATTCCCCTCTGCTCAAGTTCTGA